In a single window of the Oscarella lobularis chromosome 2, ooOscLobu1.1, whole genome shotgun sequence genome:
- the LOC136199973 gene encoding LLGL scribble cell polarity complex component 2-like, whose protein sequence is MKRLTRRLKGDSFRHATSHRIHFDVQKSIEHGFPHRPSTLAFDETLKLIFLGTKHGDLRIYGRPGVVYTGVHDEDTAVLQILPNGGKQQVITLCLDSVIYLWQLSDTQKPNLRLVNRYRLASASSFGGAKAISVCCLPKDSPVLYVGTESGNLYTLVLEDFKLKEPIIYWNHATAGLQSHTKLHPGAIEALELHPSHSNKILIGFEKGAIVLWNLTTNRPEQSFSPLQYLESFCWHPDGKQFITSHSDGSFAVYQGNRAGAPERSFPYGPASCKRIEKILWRGSDSDPLVIFSGGMPRSNYGDKHCITVMQGASHVALDFTAKVIDFTCVSDNGLPTALLVLTEEEIVTFDLTSPGIPEIPKPYLYSLHDSPVTYLTHCASVPEGLWSDLKQLSALRRSKEDWPITGGVVLETNTPTSKDLIITGHENGSICFWDASEVYLRPLHRVNLSGLFYSPRDFGDDYDDDARDDEKDENRGDNESGGSNEVQWPPFRRVGTFDPFCDDQRLTVVELAFCPLTKVLAVGGYGGFVVLSTLDLREREASLAMLDICYSPSTEASRLKGGAKPLRCRLSSLQLKPGFQPSLFISCRPVMPVTSLKISCDWGLLAVASNRGIALIDYFQKQLVQVKCTATEDVPDRSLSRFQSLRKSIRNSFRRLRSQTHRLRRPVADGNPSKSGGDGKPRGGDQPLPEQNATRQRRERRITADTLGSRSTLDQKKEQRGNGVKTSHFSNTYAYGPSSFPSLWAGTASGHVISFRIHMPIMVHRHTLAVSAEQTAKEYHLHHGASVVRIVTLDHAGKTISGQFAVSANLAQAPDMTPPHYAVVVSEEQIKVIALSSYKHKYKQKLSDINAESFRHATVMKSPTGFEYLACLTVKGELLAYSLPDLRLLYRDQLIDSDNGRGIHRFVFTSHGQAFYMSSPSQLQRVTFHPDTGIYPHCALEADSFRKEANHISNDRNGGCRLSNGDTGHSDSDLAAVGQEETSLDKGRCSSSQCSSSQSPVGSVDDDAVQEISIDAAVKAQNTWTRTSTKSVEERTSASARKALTERSFSDATDAVEAARSRPRHPMDHRQELRERGQKLSDIAATTSRQEKSAGEFAENVAALVEQHEKKPWWKL, encoded by the exons TTACGGTCGGCCTGGAGTTGTTTATACGGGCGTTCACGACGAAGATACCGCCGTCTTGCAAATTTTGCCCAACGGTGGAAAG CAACAAGTCATCACGTTGTGCCTGGACAGTGTCATCTACCTTTGGCAATTGTCCGACACGCAGAAGCCGAATCTTCGTCTCGTGAATCGCTACCGATTGGCGTCGGCGAG TTCGTTTGGCGGCGCAAAAGCGATATCCGTCTGTTGCCTGCCCAAGGATTCGCCCGTTCTATACGTGGGAACGGAAAGCGGCAATCTCTACACTCTTGTCCTTGAGGATTTCAAGCTGAAAGAGCCGATCATCTATTGGAATCATGCAACGGCGGG GCTTCAGTCTCACACGAAACTTCATCCAGGGGCAATCGAAGCCTTGGAACTTCATCCGAGTCATTCCAACAAG ATTTTGATTGGCTTTGAAAAGGGTGCAATCGTTTTGTGGAATCTCACAACGAACAGACCCGAGCAGTCATTTAGTCCACTTCAG TACTTGGAGTCCTTTTGCTGGCACCCAGACGGCAAGCAATTCATCACGTCGCACTCCGACGGCAGCTTTGCAGTCTATCAAGGAAATCGTGCTGGAGCACCAGAGAGATCGTTTCCTTACG GCCCTGCTTCTTGCAAACGCATAGAGAAGATTTTGTGGAGAGGAAGTGACAG TGATCCTCTTGTTATATTTTCCGGTGGAATGCCACGTAGCAATTACGGCGATAAGCATTGCATCACTGTGATGCAAGGAGCTAGTCACGTGGCTCTGGATTTCACTGCCAAAGTCATCGATTTCACATGCGTTTCTG ATAATGGTTTGCCCACTGCCTTACTCGTTTTgacggaagaagaaatcgtcacctttgatttgacgtcaccagg AATTCCGGAAATTCCCAAGCCTTACTTATACAGTCTTCACGATTCTCCAGTGACATATTTGACTCACTGCGCGTCAGTTCCAGAAGGGCTTTGGTCTGACTTGAAGCAACTCTCGGCACTGCGAAGAAGCAAGGAG GATTGGCCTATAACTGGAGGCGTCGTACTTGAAACGAACACGCCTACAAGCAAAGATTTGATTATAACCGG TCACGAAAATGGTAGTATTTGCTTTTGGGATGCATCGGAGG TTTACTTGCGTCCGCTTCATCGAGTCAATTTATCCGGACTATTTTACTCGCCTCgcgatttcggcgacgactacgacgacgacgctagagacgacgaaaaagacgagaatAGAGGCGACAACGAGTCGGGCGGCTCAAACGAAGTGCAGTGgccgccgtttcgacgagtGGGCACGTTCGATCCGTTCTGCGACGATCAGAGACTAACCGTAGTCGAATTGGCATTCTGTCCCCTAACGAAAGTCCTTGCCGTGGGAGGCTACGGTGGCTTCGTCGTTCTATCGACGCTCGatttgagagagagagaagcgtCGCTAGCT ATGCTTGATATTTGTtattcgccgtcgactgAAGCGTCGAGGTTGAAGGGCGGTGCTAAGCCGTTGAGATGCCGGTTGTCTTCGCTTCAGTTGAAACCGGGGTTTCAGCCGTCGCTGTTCATCTCCTGTCGACCCGTCATGCCCGTCACGAGTCTTAAAATATCGTGCGACTGGGGCCT ATTGGCTGTGGCATCGAATCGAGGCATTGCTCTGATTGACTATTTTCAGAAGCAGCTTGTTCAAGTAAAATGCACGGCAACAGAAG ACGTTCCGGATCGTTCTCTGTCTCGCTTCCAGTCGCTCCGCAAGTCGATACGAaactcgtttcgccgtcttcgcagTCAAACgcatcgtcttcgacgacccgtcgccgacggcaaCCCGTcgaagagcggcggcgacgggaagCCTCGAGGCGGCGATCAACCGTTGCCGGAACAGAATGCGACGAGACAgcgaagagaacgacgaataACGGCCGATACGCTAGGATCTCGTTCGACGCTCGACCAGAAGAAGGAGCAGAGGGGAAACGGCGTTAAGACGTCTCACTTCTCGAATACCTATGCTTATG gtccctCTAGTTTTCCTTCGTTGTGGGCTGGAACGGCTTCAGGTCACGTCATTTCTTTCCGCATTCACATGCCCATTATGGTTCATCGGCACACGCTGGCCGTTTCGGCTGAGCAAACAG cgaAAGAGTATCATCTTCATCATGGAGCTTCCGTCGTTCGCATTGTCACATTGGATCACGCGGGAAAGACGATTTCTGGCCAGTTTGCCGTCTCTGCAAATCTAGCACAAg CTCCTGATATGACTCCGCCTCACTATGCTGTTGTTGTATCAGAAGAGCAGATCAAA GTGATAGCCCTTTCATCATACAAGCACAAATATAAGCAAAAGCTGTCAGacatcaatgcagaatcatTTCGCCACGCCACAGTCATGAAATCCCCAACAG GATTTGAGTACTTGGCATGTCTCACTGTCAAGGGCGAGTTGCTCGCCTACTCGCTTCcagatcttcgtcttctctatCGAGATCAACTAATTGATTCAGACAACGGTCGAGGAATtcatcgcttcgttttcACGTCACACGGTCAAGCGTTTTACATGTCGTCACCGTCACAATTGCAACGAGTGACGTTTCATCCCGATACCGG CATCTACCCTCATTGCGCATTGGAAGCGGATAGTTTCCGAAAAGAAGCTAATCACATATCAAATGATAGA AACGGCGGGTGTCGACTATCGAATGGGGATACTGGGCATTCAGACAGTGATTTAGCCGCTGTCGGTCAGGAGGAGACGTCTTTAGACAAGGGTCGATGCAGTTCTAG CCAATGTTCATCGAGCCAGTCTCCCGTTGGAAGTGTGGATGACGACGCTGTGCAAGAGATTAGCATCGACGCAGCTGTCAAAGCACAGAACACGTGGACTCGCACATCAACG AAAAGCGTTGAAGAGAGGACGAGTGCGTCTGCAAGAAAAGCTCTCACAGAGAGGTCCTTCAGTGATGCAACTG ATGCTGTTGAGGCCGCTCGATCTCGTCCTCGCCATCCAATGGATCATAGACAA GAACTACGTGAGCGTGGTCAAAAGTTGTCCGATATCGCGGCAACGACTTCGCGTCAGGAGAAATCTGCTGGCGAATTCGCGGAGAATGTAGCGGCTCTGGTTGAACAACACGAAAAGAAACCCTGGTGGAAATTGTAA